The Pseudomonadota bacterium genomic sequence AATTGCGGCGGTTATTAGTTCTAATCTCAAGCTATCGCAAGCTCCGGGGAACGTGCGCCTGGCGCAGGGGGTTAGTGGTTTGAAGAAAGAATCCGTGGTCAACGTGTCGCAGCTGATCACCCTGGATAAGTCTTTTTTGTCAGAGCACGTCGGCCGCATTAGCCCGTCCAAACAAAGAGAAATCGACGAAGGTCTGAGGTTGGTGCTGGCGCTCTAGTCTCCAACCCCTACGCCTATAAGGCCAGCCACTGAGGTCACCAGCACGACCGCGGTCTATCGGGATGAGCTCTCGGCTACCAACGAGTCGGACAAGCCGGATTGCGCGTGAAACGAAATTCTCAACCGTCTTTGAACACTCCTTAACCAGGGCTTTCGCTTGCCTTACTACCATCTTGCTATTTCTGCTCCTTGTCCTTTCGGCCGCGGGCTCTTTACATACTTTTATACCGGCGATTTCACTACATATTCACGCCACCGCAGGGACAGGGACGTGAACGGGACACCTTCCATGGCCCTGGATTCCGTACAATCCAGGTACAGAATGACGCGACAAGGATACGTTAATCCTGCAAGTCCTTAATGGGACATCACACTGCGTTGTACGGGATTTTACGTAGTGTCAATAGCGTCCAATCGGCGTCCTCGCAGCGGGACTCCCTGGGTAGGATGGTCTGGAATTAAACGTGATCGGAGCTTCGGGCTTGCTGGGGCGTTGGCTATTCTGATACTCCAATCTGCGACGATGGATCGCCAAGCGCTCTTGCAGACCTTGGTCCTCGCGAACGAATTCAAAGAGGGCGATGTGGACTTGAGGAATTAGGGGACGCCCATTAGCCGGCCGTCGTCAAGGGCGGATTTGCCGCGCCTCGGGGGTGGCGATAATCAATCGCTAGGCGGATAATAACAACCTAAAGGTTGTATAATGAATAGCAAGCAGGTTATCAAGGCACTTAAGACGGCGGGCTGGATTATCGACCGGACGACGAAGCATTGCATTCTCAAGCGGGACGGTAAGACGGTGCCCGTTCCCGTGCATGGAGCAAAGGATCTGCCTATCGGCACACTAAAAAGCATTGAACGAATTACGGGCGTAAAATTGACATGAACGCAGCACTCTATCCAGCACGAATTTGGAGAGAGGACAGGGTCTATTACGTCCAATTC encodes the following:
- a CDS encoding type II toxin-antitoxin system PemK/MazF family toxin, which encodes MVVKRGEIWWASLQKPMGSEPGYRRPVLIIQADAFNRSRINTVIAAVISSNLKLSQAPGNVRLAQGVSGLKKESVVNVSQLITLDKSFLSEHVGRISPSKQREIDEGLRLVLAL
- a CDS encoding type II toxin-antitoxin system HicA family toxin, which gives rise to MNSKQVIKALKTAGWIIDRTTKHCILKRDGKTVPVPVHGAKDLPIGTLKSIERITGVKLT